A window from Oncorhynchus keta strain PuntledgeMale-10-30-2019 unplaced genomic scaffold, Oket_V2 Un_contig_23193_pilon_pilon, whole genome shotgun sequence encodes these proteins:
- the LOC127921702 gene encoding clumping factor A-like isoform X24, whose translation MEEVTQADMEEVTQADMEEVTQADMDEVTQADMEEVTQADMDEVTQADMEEVTQADMDEVTQADMEEVTQADMEEVTQADMEEVTQADMDEVTQADMEEVTQTDIDEVTQADIEEVTQADIDEVTQTDIDEVTQTDIDEVTQADIDEVTQADIDEVTQTDIDEVTQTDIDEVTQTDIDEVTQTDIDEVPQADIDEVTQTDIDEVTQTDIDEVTQTDIDEVTQTDIDEVTQTDIDEVTQTDIDEVPQADIDEVTQTDIDEVTQTDIDEVTQTDIDEVTQTDIDEVPQADIDEVTQTDIDEVTQTDIDEVTQTDIDEVTQTDIDEVTQTDIDEVTQTDIDEVTQADIDEVTQTDIDEVTQTDIDEVPQTDIDEVTQADIGTVLCCILTCCQRSSVFFL comes from the exons atggaggaggtcacacaggcagacatggaggaggtcacacaggcagacatggaggaggtcacacaggcagacatggatgaggtcacacaggcagacatggaggaggtcacacaggcagacatggatgaggtcacacaggcagacatggaggaggtcacacaggcagacatggatgaggtcacacaggcagacatggaggaggtcacacaggcagacatggaggaggtcacacaggcagacatggaggaggtcacacaggcagacatggatgag gtcacacaggcagacatggaggaggtcacacagacagacattgatgag gtcacacaggcagacattgaggaggtcacacaggcagacattgatgaggtcacacagacagacattgatgaggtcacacagacagacattgatgaggtcacacaggcagacattgatgaggtcacacaggcagacattgatgaggtcacacagacagacattgatgaggtcacacagacagacattgatgaggtcacacagacagacattgatgaggtcacacagacagacattgatgAGGTCCCACAGGCAGACATTGAtgaggtcacacagacagacattgatgaggtcacacagacagacattgatgaggtcacacagacagacattgatgaggtcacacagacagacattgatgaggtcacacagacagacattgatgaggtcacacagacagacattgatgAGGTCCCACAGGCAGACATTGAtgaggtcacacagacagacattgatgaggtcacacagacagacattgatgaggtcacacagacagacattgatgaggtcacacagacagacattgatgag GTCCCACAGGCAGACATTGAtgaggtcacacagacagacattgatgaggtcacacagacagacattgatgaggtcacacagacagacattgatgaggtcacacagacagacattgatgaggtcacacagacagacattgatgag gtcacacagacagacattgatgaggtcacacaggcagacattgatgaggtcacacagacagacattgatgaggtcacacagacagacattgatgaggtcccacagacagacattgatgaggtcacacaggcagacattggaactgtattgtgttgtattctgACCTGCTGCCAGAGAAGTTCTGTGTTCTTCCTTTAA
- the LOC127921702 gene encoding clumping factor A-like isoform X40: protein MEEVTQADMEEVTQADMEEVTQADMDEVTQADMDEVTQADMEEVTQADMEEVTQADMEEVTQADMEEVTQADIDEVTQADMEEVTQADIEEVTQADIDEVTQTDIDEVTQTDIDEVTQADIDEVTQADIDEVTQTDIDEVTQTDIDEVTQTDIDEVTQTDIDEVPQADIDEVTQTDIDEVTQTDIDEVTQTDIDEVTQTDIDEVTQTDIDEVTQTDIDEVPQADIDEVTQTDIDEVTQTDIDEVTQTDIDEVTQTDIDEVPQADIDEVTQTDIDEVTQTDIDEVTQTDIDEVTQTDIDEVTQTDIDEVTQTDIDEVTQADIDEVTQTDIDEVTQTDIDEVPQTDIDEVTQADIGTVLCCILTCCQRSSVFFL from the exons atggaggaggtcacacaggcagacatggaggaggtcacacaggcagacatggaggaggtcacacaggcagacatggatgag gtcacacaggcagacatggatgaggtcacacaggcagacatggaggaggtcacacaggcagacatggaggaggtcacacaggcagacatggaggag gtcacacaggcagacatggaggaggtcacacaggcagacattgatgaggtcacacaggcagacatggaggaggtcacacaggcagacattgaggaggtcacacaggcagacattgatgaggtcacacagacagacattgatgaggtcacacagacagacattgatgaggtcacacaggcagacattgatgaggtcacacaggcagacattgatgaggtcacacagacagacattgatgaggtcacacagacagacattgatgaggtcacacagacagacattgatgaggtcacacagacagacattgatgAGGTCCCACAGGCAGACATTGAtgaggtcacacagacagacattgatgaggtcacacagacagacattgatgaggtcacacagacagacattgatgaggtcacacagacagacattgatgaggtcacacagacagacattgatgaggtcacacagacagacattgatgAGGTCCCACAGGCAGACATTGAtgaggtcacacagacagacattgatgaggtcacacagacagacattgatgaggtcacacagacagacattgatgaggtcacacagacagacattgatgag GTCCCACAGGCAGACATTGAtgaggtcacacagacagacattgatgaggtcacacagacagacattgatgaggtcacacagacagacattgatgaggtcacacagacagacattgatgaggtcacacagacagacattgatgag gtcacacagacagacattgatgaggtcacacaggcagacattgatgaggtcacacagacagacattgatgaggtcacacagacagacattgatgaggtcccacagacagacattgatgaggtcacacaggcagacattggaactgtattgtgttgtattctgACCTGCTGCCAGAGAAGTTCTGTGTTCTTCCTTTAA
- the LOC127921702 gene encoding clumping factor A-like isoform X25 translates to MEEVTQADMEEVTQADMEEVTQADMDEVTQADMEEVTQADMDEVTQADMEEVTQADMDEVTQADMEEVTQADMEEVTQADMEEVTQADIDEVTQADMDEVTQADIEEVTQADIDEVTQTDIDEVTQTDIDEVTQADIDEVTQADIDEVTQTDIDEVTQTDIDEVTQTDIDEVTQTDIDEVPQADIDEVTQTDIDEVTQTDIDEVTQTDIDEVTQTDIDEVTQTDIDEVTQTDIDEVPQADIDEVTQTDIDEVTQTDIDEVTQTDIDEVTQTDIDEVPQADIDEVTQTDIDEVTQTDIDEVTQTDIDEVTQTDIDEVTQTDIDEVTQTDIDEVTQADIDEVTQTDIDEVTQTDIDEVPQTDIDEVTQADIGTVLCCILTCCQRSSVFFL, encoded by the exons atggaggaggtcacacaggcagacatggaggaggtcacacaggcagacatggaggaggtcacacaggcagacatggatgaggtcacacaggcagacatggaggaggtcacacaggcagacatggatgaggtcacacaggcagacatggaggaggtcacacaggcagacatggatgaggtcacacaggcagacatggaggaggtcacacaggcagacatggaggaggtcacacaggcagacatggaggag gtcacacaggcagacattgatgaggtcacacaggcagacatggatgag gtcacacaggcagacattgaggaggtcacacaggcagacattgatgaggtcacacagacagacattgatgaggtcacacagacagacattgatgaggtcacacaggcagacattgatgaggtcacacaggcagacattgatgaggtcacacagacagacattgatgaggtcacacagacagacattgatgaggtcacacagacagacattgatgaggtcacacagacagacattgatgAGGTCCCACAGGCAGACATTGAtgaggtcacacagacagacattgatgaggtcacacagacagacattgatgaggtcacacagacagacattgatgaggtcacacagacagacattgatgaggtcacacagacagacattgatgaggtcacacagacagacattgatgAGGTCCCACAGGCAGACATTGAtgaggtcacacagacagacattgatgaggtcacacagacagacattgatgaggtcacacagacagacattgatgaggtcacacagacagacattgatgag GTCCCACAGGCAGACATTGAtgaggtcacacagacagacattgatgaggtcacacagacagacattgatgaggtcacacagacagacattgatgaggtcacacagacagacattgatgaggtcacacagacagacattgatgag gtcacacagacagacattgatgaggtcacacaggcagacattgatgaggtcacacagacagacattgatgaggtcacacagacagacattgatgaggtcccacagacagacattgatgaggtcacacaggcagacattggaactgtattgtgttgtattctgACCTGCTGCCAGAGAAGTTCTGTGTTCTTCCTTTAA
- the LOC127921702 gene encoding clumping factor A-like isoform X26, whose translation MEEVTQADMEEVTQADMEEVTQADMDEVTQADMEEVTQADMDEVTQADMEEVTQADMDEVTQADMEEVTQADMEEVTQADMEEVTQADMEEVTQTDIDEVTQADIEEVTQADIDEVTQTDIDEVTQTDIDEVTQADIDEVTQADIDEVTQTDIDEVTQTDIDEVTQTDIDEVTQTDIDEVPQADIDEVTQTDIDEVTQTDIDEVTQTDIDEVTQTDIDEVTQTDIDEVTQTDIDEVPQADIDEVTQTDIDEVTQTDIDEVTQTDIDEVTQTDIDEVPQADIDEVTQTDIDEVTQTDIDEVTQTDIDEVTQTDIDEVTQTDIDEVTQTDIDEVTQADIDEVTQTDIDEVTQTDIDEVPQTDIDEVTQADIGTVLCCILTCCQRSSVFFL comes from the exons atggaggaggtcacacaggcagacatggaggaggtcacacaggcagacatggaggaggtcacacaggcagacatggatgaggtcacacaggcagacatggaggaggtcacacaggcagacatggatgaggtcacacaggcagacatggaggaggtcacacaggcagacatggatgaggtcacacaggcagacatggaggaggtcacacaggcagacatggaggaggtcacacaggcagacatggaggag gtcacacaggcagacatggaggaggtcacacagacagacattgatgag gtcacacaggcagacattgaggaggtcacacaggcagacattgatgaggtcacacagacagacattgatgaggtcacacagacagacattgatgaggtcacacaggcagacattgatgaggtcacacaggcagacattgatgaggtcacacagacagacattgatgaggtcacacagacagacattgatgaggtcacacagacagacattgatgaggtcacacagacagacattgatgAGGTCCCACAGGCAGACATTGAtgaggtcacacagacagacattgatgaggtcacacagacagacattgatgaggtcacacagacagacattgatgaggtcacacagacagacattgatgaggtcacacagacagacattgatgaggtcacacagacagacattgatgAGGTCCCACAGGCAGACATTGAtgaggtcacacagacagacattgatgaggtcacacagacagacattgatgaggtcacacagacagacattgatgaggtcacacagacagacattgatgag GTCCCACAGGCAGACATTGAtgaggtcacacagacagacattgatgaggtcacacagacagacattgatgaggtcacacagacagacattgatgaggtcacacagacagacattgatgaggtcacacagacagacattgatgag gtcacacagacagacattgatgaggtcacacaggcagacattgatgaggtcacacagacagacattgatgaggtcacacagacagacattgatgaggtcccacagacagacattgatgaggtcacacaggcagacattggaactgtattgtgttgtattctgACCTGCTGCCAGAGAAGTTCTGTGTTCTTCCTTTAA
- the LOC127921702 gene encoding clumping factor A-like isoform X16 encodes MEEVTQADMEEVTQADMEEVTQADMDEVTQADMEEVTQADMDEVTQADMEEVTQADMDEVTQADMEEVTQADMEEVTQADMEEVTQADMDEVTQADMDEVTQADMDEVTQADMEEVTQTDIDEVTQADIEEVTQADIDEVTQTDIDEVTQTDIDEVTQADIDEVTQADIDEVTQTDIDEVTQTDIDEVTQTDIDEVTQTDIDEVPQADIDEVTQTDIDEVTQTDIDEVTQTDIDEVTQTDIDEVTQTDIDEVTQTDIDEVPQADIDEVTQTDIDEVTQTDIDEVTQTDIDEVTQTDIDEVPQADIDEVTQTDIDEVTQTDIDEVTQTDIDEVTQTDIDEVTQTDIDEVTQTDIDEVTQADIDEVTQTDIDEVTQTDIDEVPQTDIDEVTQADIGTVLCCILTCCQRSSVFFL; translated from the exons atggaggaggtcacacaggcagacatggaggaggtcacacaggcagacatggaggaggtcacacaggcagacatggatgaggtcacacaggcagacatggaggaggtcacacaggcagacatggatgaggtcacacaggcagacatggaggaggtcacacaggcagacatggatgaggtcacacaggcagacatggaggaggtcacacaggcagacatggaggaggtcacacaggcagacatggaggaggtcacacaggcagacatggatgaggtcacacaggcagacatggatgaggtcacacaggcagacatggatgag gtcacacaggcagacatggaggaggtcacacagacagacattgatgag gtcacacaggcagacattgaggaggtcacacaggcagacattgatgaggtcacacagacagacattgatgaggtcacacagacagacattgatgaggtcacacaggcagacattgatgaggtcacacaggcagacattgatgaggtcacacagacagacattgatgaggtcacacagacagacattgatgaggtcacacagacagacattgatgaggtcacacagacagacattgatgAGGTCCCACAGGCAGACATTGAtgaggtcacacagacagacattgatgaggtcacacagacagacattgatgaggtcacacagacagacattgatgaggtcacacagacagacattgatgaggtcacacagacagacattgatgaggtcacacagacagacattgatgAGGTCCCACAGGCAGACATTGAtgaggtcacacagacagacattgatgaggtcacacagacagacattgatgaggtcacacagacagacattgatgaggtcacacagacagacattgatgag GTCCCACAGGCAGACATTGAtgaggtcacacagacagacattgatgaggtcacacagacagacattgatgaggtcacacagacagacattgatgaggtcacacagacagacattgatgaggtcacacagacagacattgatgag gtcacacagacagacattgatgaggtcacacaggcagacattgatgaggtcacacagacagacattgatgaggtcacacagacagacattgatgaggtcccacagacagacattgatgaggtcacacaggcagacattggaactgtattgtgttgtattctgACCTGCTGCCAGAGAAGTTCTGTGTTCTTCCTTTAA
- the LOC127921702 gene encoding clumping factor A-like isoform X27, with product MEEVTQADMEEVTQADMEEVTQADMDEVTQADMEEVTQADMDEVTQADMEEVTQADMDEVTQADMEEVTQADMEEVTQADMEEVTQADMDEVTQADMEEVTQADIEEVTQADIDEVTQTDIDEVTQTDIDEVTQADIDEVTQADIDEVTQTDIDEVTQTDIDEVTQTDIDEVTQTDIDEVPQADIDEVTQTDIDEVTQTDIDEVTQTDIDEVTQTDIDEVTQTDIDEVTQTDIDEVPQADIDEVTQTDIDEVTQTDIDEVTQTDIDEVTQTDIDEVPQADIDEVTQTDIDEVTQTDIDEVTQTDIDEVTQTDIDEVTQTDIDEVTQTDIDEVTQADIDEVTQTDIDEVTQTDIDEVPQTDIDEVTQADIGTVLCCILTCCQRSSVFFL from the exons atggaggaggtcacacaggcagacatggaggaggtcacacaggcagacatggaggaggtcacacaggcagacatggatgaggtcacacaggcagacatggaggaggtcacacaggcagacatggatgaggtcacacaggcagacatggaggaggtcacacaggcagacatggatgaggtcacacaggcagacatggaggaggtcacacaggcagacatggaggaggtcacacaggcagacatggaggaggtcacacaggcagacatggatgag gtcacacaggcagacatggaggaggtcacacaggcagacattgaggaggtcacacaggcagacattgatgaggtcacacagacagacattgatgaggtcacacagacagacattgatgaggtcacacaggcagacattgatgaggtcacacaggcagacattgatgaggtcacacagacagacattgatgaggtcacacagacagacattgatgaggtcacacagacagacattgatgaggtcacacagacagacattgatgAGGTCCCACAGGCAGACATTGAtgaggtcacacagacagacattgatgaggtcacacagacagacattgatgaggtcacacagacagacattgatgaggtcacacagacagacattgatgaggtcacacagacagacattgatgaggtcacacagacagacattgatgAGGTCCCACAGGCAGACATTGAtgaggtcacacagacagacattgatgaggtcacacagacagacattgatgaggtcacacagacagacattgatgaggtcacacagacagacattgatgag GTCCCACAGGCAGACATTGAtgaggtcacacagacagacattgatgaggtcacacagacagacattgatgaggtcacacagacagacattgatgaggtcacacagacagacattgatgaggtcacacagacagacattgatgag gtcacacagacagacattgatgaggtcacacaggcagacattgatgaggtcacacagacagacattgatgaggtcacacagacagacattgatgaggtcccacagacagacattgatgaggtcacacaggcagacattggaactgtattgtgttgtattctgACCTGCTGCCAGAGAAGTTCTGTGTTCTTCCTTTAA
- the LOC127921702 gene encoding clumping factor A-like isoform X46, which yields MEEVTQADMEEVTQADMEEVTQADMDEVTQADMDEVTQADMEEVTQADMEEVTQADMEEVTQADMEEVTQADIEEVTQADIDEVTQTDIDEVTQTDIDEVTQADIDEVTQADIDEVTQTDIDEVTQTDIDEVTQTDIDEVTQTDIDEVPQADIDEVTQTDIDEVTQTDIDEVTQTDIDEVTQTDIDEVTQTDIDEVTQTDIDEVPQADIDEVTQTDIDEVTQTDIDEVTQTDIDEVTQTDIDEVPQADIDEVTQTDIDEVTQTDIDEVTQTDIDEVTQTDIDEVTQTDIDEVTQTDIDEVTQADIDEVTQTDIDEVTQTDIDEVPQTDIDEVTQADIGTVLCCILTCCQRSSVFFL from the exons atggaggaggtcacacaggcagacatggaggaggtcacacaggcagacatggaggaggtcacacaggcagacatggatgag gtcacacaggcagacatggatgaggtcacacaggcagacatggaggaggtcacacaggcagacatggaggaggtcacacaggcagacatggaggag gtcacacaggcagacatggaggaggtcacacaggcagacattgaggaggtcacacaggcagacattgatgaggtcacacagacagacattgatgaggtcacacagacagacattgatgaggtcacacaggcagacattgatgaggtcacacaggcagacattgatgaggtcacacagacagacattgatgaggtcacacagacagacattgatgaggtcacacagacagacattgatgaggtcacacagacagacattgatgAGGTCCCACAGGCAGACATTGAtgaggtcacacagacagacattgatgaggtcacacagacagacattgatgaggtcacacagacagacattgatgaggtcacacagacagacattgatgaggtcacacagacagacattgatgaggtcacacagacagacattgatgAGGTCCCACAGGCAGACATTGAtgaggtcacacagacagacattgatgaggtcacacagacagacattgatgaggtcacacagacagacattgatgaggtcacacagacagacattgatgag GTCCCACAGGCAGACATTGAtgaggtcacacagacagacattgatgaggtcacacagacagacattgatgaggtcacacagacagacattgatgaggtcacacagacagacattgatgaggtcacacagacagacattgatgag gtcacacagacagacattgatgaggtcacacaggcagacattgatgaggtcacacagacagacattgatgaggtcacacagacagacattgatgaggtcccacagacagacattgatgaggtcacacaggcagacattggaactgtattgtgttgtattctgACCTGCTGCCAGAGAAGTTCTGTGTTCTTCCTTTAA
- the LOC127921702 gene encoding clumping factor A-like isoform X21 — MEEVTQADMEEVTQADMEEVTQADMDEVTQADMEEVTQADMDEVTQADMEEVTQADMDEVTQADMEEVTQADMEEVTQADMEEVTQADMEEVTQADIDEVTQADMEEVTQADIEEVTQADIDEVTQTDIDEVTQTDIDEVTQADIDEVTQADIDEVTQTDIDEVTQTDIDEVTQTDIDEVTQTDIDEVPQADIDEVTQTDIDEVTQTDIDEVTQTDIDEVTQTDIDEVTQTDIDEVTQTDIDEVPQADIDEVTQTDIDEVTQTDIDEVTQTDIDEVTQTDIDEVPQADIDEVTQTDIDEVTQTDIDEVTQTDIDEVTQTDIDEVTQTDIDEVTQTDIDEVTQADIDEVTQTDIDEVTQTDIDEVPQTDIDEVTQADIGTVLCCILTCCQRSSVFFL; from the exons atggaggaggtcacacaggcagacatggaggaggtcacacaggcagacatggaggaggtcacacaggcagacatggatgaggtcacacaggcagacatggaggaggtcacacaggcagacatggatgaggtcacacaggcagacatggaggaggtcacacaggcagacatggatgaggtcacacaggcagacatggaggaggtcacacaggcagacatggaggaggtcacacaggcagacatggaggag gtcacacaggcagacatggaggaggtcacacaggcagacattgatgaggtcacacaggcagacatggaggaggtcacacaggcagacattgaggaggtcacacaggcagacattgatgaggtcacacagacagacattgatgaggtcacacagacagacattgatgaggtcacacaggcagacattgatgaggtcacacaggcagacattgatgaggtcacacagacagacattgatgaggtcacacagacagacattgatgaggtcacacagacagacattgatgaggtcacacagacagacattgatgAGGTCCCACAGGCAGACATTGAtgaggtcacacagacagacattgatgaggtcacacagacagacattgatgaggtcacacagacagacattgatgaggtcacacagacagacattgatgaggtcacacagacagacattgatgaggtcacacagacagacattgatgAGGTCCCACAGGCAGACATTGAtgaggtcacacagacagacattgatgaggtcacacagacagacattgatgaggtcacacagacagacattgatgaggtcacacagacagacattgatgag GTCCCACAGGCAGACATTGAtgaggtcacacagacagacattgatgaggtcacacagacagacattgatgaggtcacacagacagacattgatgaggtcacacagacagacattgatgaggtcacacagacagacattgatgag gtcacacagacagacattgatgaggtcacacaggcagacattgatgaggtcacacagacagacattgatgaggtcacacagacagacattgatgaggtcccacagacagacattgatgaggtcacacaggcagacattggaactgtattgtgttgtattctgACCTGCTGCCAGAGAAGTTCTGTGTTCTTCCTTTAA
- the LOC127921702 gene encoding clumping factor A-like isoform X38: MEEVTQADMEEVTQADMEEVTQADMDEVTQADMEEVTQADMDEVTQADMEEVTQADMDEVTQADMEEVTQADIDEVTQADMDEVTQADIEEVTQADIDEVTQTDIDEVTQTDIDEVTQADIDEVTQADIDEVTQTDIDEVTQTDIDEVTQTDIDEVTQTDIDEVPQADIDEVTQTDIDEVTQTDIDEVTQTDIDEVTQTDIDEVTQTDIDEVTQTDIDEVPQADIDEVTQTDIDEVTQTDIDEVTQTDIDEVTQTDIDEVPQADIDEVTQTDIDEVTQTDIDEVTQTDIDEVTQTDIDEVTQTDIDEVTQTDIDEVTQADIDEVTQTDIDEVTQTDIDEVPQTDIDEVTQADIGTVLCCILTCCQRSSVFFL; this comes from the exons atggaggaggtcacacaggcagacatggaggaggtcacacaggcagacatggaggaggtcacacaggcagacatggatgaggtcacacaggcagacatggaggaggtcacacaggcagacatggatgaggtcacacaggcagacatggaggaggtcacacaggcagacatggatgaggtcacacaggcagacatggaggag GTCACACAGGCAGACATTGATGAGGTCACACAGGCAGACATGGATGAG gtcacacaggcagacattgaggaggtcacacaggcagacattgatgaggtcacacagacagacattgatgaggtcacacagacagacattgatgaggtcacacaggcagacattgatgaggtcacacaggcagacattgatgaggtcacacagacagacattgatgaggtcacacagacagacattgatgaggtcacacagacagacattgatgaggtcacacagacagacattgatgAGGTCCCACAGGCAGACATTGAtgaggtcacacagacagacattgatgaggtcacacagacagacattgatgaggtcacacagacagacattgatgaggtcacacagacagacattgatgaggtcacacagacagacattgatgaggtcacacagacagacattgatgAGGTCCCACAGGCAGACATTGAtgaggtcacacagacagacattgatgaggtcacacagacagacattgatgaggtcacacagacagacattgatgaggtcacacagacagacattgatgag GTCCCACAGGCAGACATTGAtgaggtcacacagacagacattgatgaggtcacacagacagacattgatgaggtcacacagacagacattgatgaggtcacacagacagacattgatgaggtcacacagacagacattgatgag gtcacacagacagacattgatgaggtcacacaggcagacattgatgaggtcacacagacagacattgatgaggtcacacagacagacattgatgaggtcccacagacagacattgatgaggtcacacaggcagacattggaactgtattgtgttgtattctgACCTGCTGCCAGAGAAGTTCTGTGTTCTTCCTTTAA